In Brevundimonas sp. SGAir0440, one DNA window encodes the following:
- the ruvA gene encoding Holliday junction branch migration protein RuvA, translating to MIGRLRGVLAEVGEAECLIDCAGVGYVVSCGARTLGRLPAPGDEATVHVHSQWSEDAGPRLYGFLTRDERRAFTTLLAIQGVGPKAALAVLDVLPPGELASAVAREDKAAVARANGVGPKLALRIVTELKGKALGDASFAPVAPGMHVEIAPPVPSITGETVSALLGLGVAEVNARRAVDQALIRLGEEAELSAVIRAALQELGR from the coding sequence GTGATCGGGCGGTTGAGAGGCGTGCTGGCCGAGGTCGGCGAGGCGGAATGCCTGATCGACTGTGCCGGCGTGGGCTATGTCGTGTCGTGCGGGGCGCGGACGCTGGGGCGGCTGCCGGCGCCGGGCGACGAGGCGACGGTGCATGTCCATTCGCAGTGGAGCGAGGATGCGGGGCCGCGCCTGTATGGATTTCTGACGCGCGATGAGCGGCGGGCCTTCACGACCCTGCTGGCCATTCAGGGCGTGGGGCCCAAGGCGGCGTTGGCCGTGCTGGACGTTCTGCCGCCCGGCGAACTGGCGTCGGCGGTGGCGCGCGAGGACAAGGCGGCGGTGGCGCGGGCCAACGGCGTGGGGCCCAAGCTGGCGCTGCGGATCGTGACCGAGCTGAAGGGCAAGGCGTTGGGCGACGCCAGCTTTGCACCCGTCGCACCTGGCATGCACGTCGAGATCGCACCGCCCGTTCCGTCCATCACCGGCGAGACCGTGTCGGCCTTGCTTGGGCTGGGCGTCGCCGAGGTCAATGCGCGTCGGGCCGTGGATCAGGCGTTGATTCGTCTGGGCGAAGAGGCGGAGCTGTCGGCGGTGATCCGCGCGGCGCTGCAGGAGTTGGGGCGGTGA
- a CDS encoding ExbD/TolR family protein — MALGGGGASGGGRRGRRGRKGPLTEINVTPLVDVMLVLLIIFMISAPLLTVGVPVELPKTEASAVEIKSEPLSVSIDQQGAIFVGDSETAFDALSTRLLTEAGGADKAAERPVFVRADGRAPYQAVARVMARLSASGFTKLNLITDTAPEA, encoded by the coding sequence ATGGCCCTGGGCGGTGGTGGTGCGAGCGGCGGCGGGCGCCGCGGGCGCAGGGGGCGCAAAGGCCCCCTGACCGAGATCAACGTCACGCCCCTGGTGGACGTGATGCTGGTGCTGCTGATCATCTTCATGATCTCGGCGCCCCTCCTGACGGTGGGCGTGCCCGTCGAACTGCCCAAGACCGAGGCCAGCGCGGTCGAGATCAAGTCCGAACCCCTGTCGGTCAGCATCGATCAGCAGGGCGCGATCTTCGTCGGCGACAGCGAGACGGCGTTCGACGCCCTGTCCACGCGCCTGTTGACCGAGGCCGGCGGCGCCGACAAGGCGGCCGAGCGGCCGGTGTTCGTGCGGGCCGACGGGCGCGCGCCCTATCAGGCGGTGGCGCGGGTGATGGCGCGGTTGAGCGCCTCGGGCTTCACCAAGCTGAACCTGATCACCGACACGGCGCCGGAGGCCTGA
- a CDS encoding alpha/beta hydrolase yields MILRTLAVMAFAAGLTGLAPPARAAAPVFTDKPCPGDWPTGLREVRCGTLTVDEARDGSVSDRRIDIAVVIFKASAPYKDASGQTLPPMVMFHGGPGGALTPGAGRMLAALRRNPEAFAVDQDVILFDQRGGGASNPSMDCPGVELTDAGPPSDKDRDGLIACLKGYQAQGIDLNQYNAAAIADDVKDMAQALGLDKIDLWGGSYGPRIEAAVITHQPQIVRAAVMDSPWPPEGNWAVGTPEQVSAAVKIILAKCAAQPACAAQHPDLQARFEAEARKWLAGPVTGKDRRNFNVDDLSAFLMDTTYSAAGVRSLPVDLDKIIAGDLTPVAEIAEDRTYYFEGQHMAHLCKEELPFESKARLAAGAAGDPVAEVLVPSLSRLFDVCAAVGERPAAPIENLPVQTDIPTLFVAAEIDPGCPPPLTEAAAKGYANSQVVIVTNATHGVINASPCTRKMARDFLRDPSRPVDRTCLPAADTPLDFTLEAPAA; encoded by the coding sequence ATGATCCTGCGCACCCTGGCCGTGATGGCGTTTGCGGCCGGCCTGACCGGTCTGGCGCCGCCTGCGAGGGCGGCGGCCCCCGTCTTCACCGACAAGCCCTGTCCCGGTGATTGGCCGACGGGTCTGCGCGAGGTGCGGTGCGGAACCCTGACGGTGGACGAGGCGCGCGACGGCTCGGTCAGCGATCGGCGTATCGATATCGCGGTGGTCATCTTCAAGGCCAGCGCGCCCTACAAGGACGCCTCGGGTCAGACGCTGCCGCCGATGGTGATGTTCCACGGCGGGCCGGGCGGCGCCCTGACGCCGGGGGCGGGACGGATGCTGGCGGCGCTGCGTCGCAATCCGGAAGCCTTTGCGGTGGATCAGGACGTGATCTTGTTCGACCAGCGGGGCGGCGGCGCGAGCAACCCGTCGATGGACTGTCCAGGCGTCGAGCTGACCGATGCGGGGCCGCCGTCCGACAAGGATCGCGACGGGCTGATCGCCTGTCTGAAGGGCTATCAGGCGCAAGGGATCGACCTGAACCAGTACAACGCCGCCGCCATCGCCGACGATGTGAAGGACATGGCCCAGGCCCTGGGTCTGGACAAGATCGATCTGTGGGGCGGATCGTACGGGCCACGCATCGAGGCGGCGGTCATCACCCATCAGCCCCAGATCGTGCGCGCCGCCGTGATGGACAGCCCCTGGCCGCCAGAGGGCAACTGGGCCGTCGGCACGCCCGAACAGGTGTCGGCGGCGGTCAAGATCATCCTGGCCAAATGCGCGGCCCAGCCGGCCTGCGCGGCGCAGCATCCGGACCTTCAGGCGCGGTTCGAGGCCGAGGCGCGCAAATGGCTGGCCGGTCCGGTGACAGGCAAGGACCGGCGCAACTTCAACGTCGACGACCTGTCGGCCTTCCTGATGGACACGACCTATAGCGCGGCGGGGGTGCGCAGCCTGCCGGTCGATCTGGACAAGATCATCGCCGGCGACCTGACGCCGGTCGCCGAGATCGCCGAGGACCGGACCTATTATTTCGAGGGCCAGCACATGGCCCATCTGTGCAAGGAAGAACTGCCGTTCGAATCCAAGGCGCGGCTGGCGGCCGGGGCGGCGGGCGATCCGGTCGCCGAGGTGCTGGTCCCGTCGCTGTCGCGGCTGTTCGACGTCTGCGCGGCGGTGGGCGAACGGCCGGCGGCGCCGATCGAGAACCTGCCGGTCCAGACCGACATCCCGACCCTGTTCGTCGCCGCCGAGATCGATCCGGGCTGTCCGCCGCCGCTGACCGAGGCCGCCGCCAAGGGCTATGCGAACAGCCAGGTCGTGATCGTGACCAATGCGACCCACGGCGTCATCAACGCCAGCCCCTGCACGCGCAAGATGGCGCGCGACTTCCTGCGCGATCCGTCCAGGCCGGTGGATCGAACCTGCCTGCCCGCCGCCGACACGCCGCTGGACTTCACCCTGGAAGCGCCCGCCGCATGA
- the tolQ gene encoding protein TolQ, translated as MTTPVDAAMMNPVELFLTADWVVKSVMIGLAAASVWSWTIIIDKAVRFTALNKRADEFEKSVQSGRSLEEVASQAGPEPDHALPRMLVIALSDWREARQRGVLNEHQGELLLVRIDKAMNSLISREGQRIENGLGVLSVVATASPFIGLFGTVWGIMNAFGRIAAAGNTNLTTVAPAIAEALFATAIGLAAAIPAYIAYNKFSIDAGKFTGRLEAFADDLQAAVARRLGSPSAPPPPPPPSSDLSLKRGV; from the coding sequence ATGACCACGCCTGTCGACGCCGCGATGATGAACCCGGTCGAGCTGTTCCTGACCGCCGACTGGGTGGTCAAGAGCGTGATGATCGGGCTGGCGGCGGCCTCGGTCTGGTCGTGGACGATCATCATCGACAAGGCGGTTCGGTTCACGGCGCTGAATAAGCGCGCCGACGAGTTCGAAAAGTCGGTTCAATCGGGCCGGTCGCTGGAAGAGGTGGCGTCCCAGGCCGGACCCGAGCCGGACCATGCCCTGCCGCGCATGCTGGTGATCGCCCTGTCGGACTGGCGCGAGGCGCGTCAGCGCGGGGTGTTGAACGAACATCAGGGCGAACTGCTGCTGGTGCGGATCGACAAGGCGATGAACAGCCTGATCTCGCGCGAGGGCCAGCGGATCGAGAATGGCCTGGGCGTGCTGTCGGTGGTGGCCACGGCCTCGCCCTTCATCGGCCTGTTCGGCACGGTGTGGGGCATCATGAATGCGTTCGGGCGGATCGCGGCGGCGGGCAACACCAATCTGACCACGGTGGCGCCGGCCATCGCTGAAGCCCTGTTCGCCACGGCCATCGGCCTGGCGGCGGCCATCCCGGCCTATATCGCCTACAACAAGTTTTCGATCGACGCGGGCAAGTTCACGGGGCGCCTGGAGGCCTTCGCCGACGATCTGCAGGCCGCCGTGGCGCGCCGCCTGGGCAGCCCGTCGGCCCCGCCGCCTCCGCCCCCGCCGTCCAGCGACCTCAGCCTGAAGCGGGGCGTCTGA
- the ybgC gene encoding tol-pal system-associated acyl-CoA thioesterase: protein MSDQPTAGRFEGRDHLLPVRVYYEDTDFTGLVYHANYVRYFERGRSDFLRAIGVGHADLLEEAEPLAFVVSELNIRYLKPARIDDALVVRTVYEQVKGVRLIIRQSVERAGEVLCRAEVTAVCIHLDGRPRRPSKGLVEKVTPWLAAGGTAD from the coding sequence ATCTCCGACCAACCCACCGCCGGCCGTTTCGAGGGGCGCGATCACCTGTTGCCGGTGCGCGTCTATTACGAGGACACCGATTTCACCGGCTTGGTCTATCACGCCAACTATGTGCGCTATTTCGAGCGGGGGCGGTCCGATTTTCTTCGCGCCATCGGGGTGGGGCACGCCGATCTGCTGGAGGAGGCCGAGCCGCTGGCCTTCGTGGTGTCAGAGTTAAATATCAGATATCTCAAGCCCGCGCGGATCGACGACGCCCTGGTGGTGCGCACCGTCTATGAGCAGGTGAAAGGCGTGCGGCTGATCATCCGCCAGAGCGTGGAGCGGGCCGGCGAGGTGTTGTGCCGCGCCGAGGTGACGGCGGTGTGCATCCATCTGGACGGGCGGCCGCGACGGCCGTCGAAGGGTCTGGTCGAGAAGGTCACGCCGTGGCTGGCGGCCGGCGGGACCGCCGACTAG
- the ruvC gene encoding crossover junction endodeoxyribonuclease RuvC, which produces MANEPVRIIGLDPGLRRTGWGVITSDGARLRWIAHGVVAPPEAAPFSERLLHLFEALGAICADHGCEEAAVEEVFVNVNPSSTLKLGHARAAVMLAPAKAGLTVAEYSPNLIKKAVVGAGHADKSQIAFMVKRLLPTAGEVKADAADALAVAITHAQLRKRSLLEAMHRGAA; this is translated from the coding sequence ATGGCGAACGAACCTGTCAGAATCATCGGCCTGGACCCCGGTCTGCGACGCACCGGCTGGGGCGTGATCACGTCCGACGGTGCGCGCCTGCGCTGGATCGCGCACGGGGTCGTGGCGCCGCCCGAGGCCGCGCCGTTCAGCGAGCGGCTGCTGCATCTGTTCGAGGCGCTGGGAGCGATCTGCGCCGACCACGGCTGTGAGGAGGCGGCGGTGGAAGAGGTGTTCGTCAATGTGAACCCGTCCTCGACGCTGAAGCTGGGTCACGCGCGGGCGGCGGTGATGCTGGCCCCGGCCAAGGCGGGTCTGACGGTGGCGGAATATTCGCCGAACCTGATCAAGAAGGCGGTGGTGGGCGCAGGCCATGCCGACAAGAGCCAGATCGCCTTCATGGTCAAACGGCTGCTGCCGACCGCGGGCGAGGTGAAGGCGGATGCGGCCGACGCCCTGGCGGTTGCGATCACCCATGCGCAACTGAGGAAGCGGTCCTTGCTGGAAGCGATGCACCGGGGGGCGGCGTGA
- the ruvB gene encoding Holliday junction branch migration DNA helicase RuvB: MTRVISPEAETGESFDRALRPQTLSEFVGQSQAKGNLKVFIDAARGRAEALDHVLLFGPPGLGKTTLAQIVSRELGVGFRATSGPILAKAGDLAAILTNLEPRDVLFIDEIHRLSPQVEEILYPAMEDHVLDLIIGEGPSARSVRIDLAPFTLVGATTRAGLLATPLRDRFGIPLRLEFYTPDELTAVVRGTARKMGAGIDEAGAREIASRARGTPRIAGRLLRRVRDFASAEGAETISKLVAARALARLEVDEAGLDSLDRRFLKALIENYGGGPVGMDTLAAAIAEARDAVEDVIEPYLLQQGFIMRTPRGRMACAKAYAHLGLSAPAQLAAGPVPGDLFE; this comes from the coding sequence ATGACCCGCGTCATCTCCCCCGAGGCCGAGACCGGCGAATCCTTCGATCGCGCGCTGCGGCCGCAGACCTTGTCGGAGTTCGTCGGCCAGTCGCAGGCCAAGGGCAATCTGAAGGTCTTCATCGATGCGGCGCGCGGGCGGGCCGAGGCGCTGGACCATGTGCTGCTGTTCGGACCGCCGGGACTGGGCAAGACGACGCTGGCGCAGATCGTCTCGCGCGAGCTGGGCGTGGGGTTCCGTGCGACCTCCGGGCCGATCCTGGCCAAGGCGGGCGATCTGGCGGCGATCCTGACCAACCTCGAGCCGCGCGACGTCCTGTTCATCGACGAGATCCACCGCTTGAGCCCCCAGGTCGAGGAGATCCTGTATCCGGCCATGGAGGATCATGTGCTGGACCTGATCATCGGCGAGGGGCCATCGGCGCGCTCGGTGCGGATCGATCTGGCGCCGTTCACCCTGGTGGGGGCGACGACGCGGGCGGGCCTGTTGGCCACGCCGCTGAGGGACCGCTTCGGCATTCCGCTGCGATTGGAGTTCTACACCCCCGACGAACTGACCGCGGTGGTGCGCGGCACGGCGCGCAAGATGGGCGCGGGGATCGACGAGGCCGGCGCGCGCGAGATCGCGTCGCGGGCGCGCGGCACGCCGCGCATCGCCGGGCGTCTGCTGCGCCGGGTGCGGGATTTCGCCTCGGCCGAAGGCGCCGAGACGATTTCGAAACTGGTGGCGGCGCGGGCGCTGGCGCGGCTGGAGGTGGACGAGGCCGGGCTGGACAGCCTGGACCGGCGGTTCCTGAAGGCGTTGATCGAGAACTATGGCGGCGGGCCGGTGGGGATGGACACCCTGGCGGCCGCCATCGCCGAGGCGCGCGACGCGGTCGAGGACGTGATCGAACCCTATCTGCTGCAACAGGGCTTCATCATGCGCACCCCGCGCGGCCGCATGGCCTGCGCCAAGGCCTATGCGCATCTCGGCCTCAGCGCGCCGGCGCAACTCGCCGCCGGACCCGTGCCGGGCGACCTGTTCGAATAG